AAGAGAGATCCCATTATaatcaaataaagaaatatctGAACATGGAGGCATTTCCAGAGAGAGAACTCTCCTCATCAAACTGCTCAGCTCTGGCCTACATGCTATTGATGTCTGAAGAGGTGTTGGATGAGTTTGACCCAAAGAAATACAACACATCAAGTGCAGCATGCAGAAGACTGGTGCCAGTTGTGAGGTGTTGCAGAAAAGCTCTGTGAGTGTTCAGTATGCAAAGATGTTTTGTTTGCCAATATGCAAAGATGTTTAACTGTCTATCCATAATAAacttatgcttttttttttcttcaactgTTGTCTCTCTAATGAGAGCCTTTAATTCTGTGACCTGAACACTTGCCCTATGGTTACAGGTTTGCTGGCTGTGAACTGACTGAAAGCTGCTGTGAAGTTGTATCTGTAGCTCTGCAGGCAGATAATTCCCCCCTCAGAGAGCTGGACCTGAGTGATAATTACAGTATTGGAGGAGGAGTAAAACAGCTTTCTGATGGACTGAAGAgctcacactgtaaactggagattctgaGGTCAGAGTTGTTTGCTGGACTAAATTTTAAACTGAATCAAATGCAACACTTCCATTTACATTCCCACTAATTCTTATCACTGTTTTTAGGTTAGCTCAATGCCATTTTACCCAAAACAGCTGTACAGAATTGGTTTCTGCACTCGGTTCCATTTCATCCTTCCTGAAAGAACTGGATCTCAGCGGCAATGATCTGGAAGATTCAGGACTGAAGCAACTCTTAGCTGGATTTCAGAATTCATATTGTAAATTGAACACTTTGAGGCAAGTATTCATGACTAACCACACCTCTGGTTTAAGCACTCACTGATAAACTTATCTACCCATCTATATAACAAATCAATGTGATTGTGATGTGGCTTGCTTATCATTGCTTATTATTATGGTGATACATTATGcactataaaatgtatttgacatACCTGGGATGTAAGGTTGTCAATTTCAAACTACACTCTTGAGTGCAGTGTCAGAAAAGTGTATATTAAATCAGTTGTTGCTTGAAATGAATTATTAGTATAACACACAGTGCAGCAACAATTAACTGCAGGATTcccttttattattaataatgattgTTATTATATCCTGTGTACCAGTCATTCATGACATCATGTATAGTTGGAATGCACTTGAAATGTCTTGGAAAGCTGAAAGCAATACATATGATACAATGGTTCCACTTTGAAGTTAGATTTGTAAATACAGAGTATTCCAgctattttacaaaattatttacTTGTAAATGAAATTACTGTGGTTAAATGAAATTTTAGGCACATTTCTTGATTTATAGAAAAAAAGTCCTAGTTAGAGGTGCATCTTGTACAGtgcttgactttttttttttttttttaacacagtgtATTTGAACAACTGCATTTGGGGTAAAGGGGAAATTAGGTAAATTTAATATTTTGCACAGAACTGAGTCTAAAGATGAATATGAAAACACTGACTCATTTTCACTTAGATTTCATGATCAGCCTTCTTTGTTCTGGTGCGACCAGATAGGATTTCTGAGACTGAATGTGCTATGTTGCTAACTTAGGCTGGGCTGGTGTAACCTCACAGAGAAGAGCTCTGCATTACTTTCCTCCATtctccactgtggttctgaTCATCCTCTAAGAGTGCTGGACCTCAGCAACAATGATCTACAAGACACAGGAGTAAAGatgctctctgctggactggagAATCCCAACTGTAGGCTGGAGATACTGGGGTCAGTGCTGAGGAATGATTATGCtttataaaggttttttttacactttcagTCTGCACATAGAGCAGGGTTTATCAATCCAGTCTCCAGGGCCCTCCATGTTTTTACTTTAACTTGGCCCCCAACAAGCTTCTGAGTCAAGCCATTAAGAGCAGTGCATTTGAGTGGAGTGGAGCAGCAGTTGTTTACTCAAAGATTGATCATCTCTTCGCTCCCATTGTGCCCTACTCTCAACTCTTTTCACCCACTCTGTGCACCACTATAGTTGAGGTCAGTATAGCTATTTAAATGTGTCATATGTAATAGTGAAACGGTAACTTCTTTCTAAATCAAGTAATTTGTAACTGTTTTATTGATCAAGTAGCAGAATACTGGTAGCTGCATCTTGTCAGTTGGTTGGTTTTAACAACTACTATCATAAGTCACCAAATGACTATCAGCAGGATGGTTAAAAAGGACTACAATGCAATTGCATTATGAGTGCTTTTTGGGTATGATGCACTCATGGGTTGAAGTACTATTGGAGTATTTGACGTCCTAAAAAGCTGCTCCTCGCTACTGACAAAATGATACCTCTCTGCTCACAAATTCCACTCCCACTTCGCCCCATACACCCATCCTGAGTAAGAACTCCATTTCAGGGGTACTGGgagctggttcatagtgtggTGGACCCTGCGGACCAGGCTGACAAACCCTGAGAAGATGACCTGACAGCTAGAAGTGCTGAAGCAGAAGCTACAGTTAATTGTATATGCATTATCGTGacattatatcattataatatatagtatatattttctatattttatcACTATAGTAAGTCATGTACTTAAAGCAAACTATAACTTGGAGGAAACCACAAAGAATGACTTTAAAAAACATGCCCACAGTTAGTTATGCACATGATTATAACCCGTTAACTAAGGTATGCATTGTTTCTTTCTACCACtataagtatttattttaaagcatgaGTTAAACATATTCATGGTTAATTAATTCATACCCTTTTAATGTCTGTTTATAGGTTGTCTGGTTGCTCAatcacagaggaaggctgttcttctctggcttcagcccTGACCTCAAACCCTTCACATCTGAAAGAACTGGATCTGAcctacaaccacccaggagagtcaggagtgaagctgctgtCTGCTAGACTGCAGGATCAACAATGCAAACTGTTACTCAAGTTAGTGgcacaaatataatatatttgGTGTCTATATTTCGCTTTTGGTCGTCTTGAGATTACTCAGCTCAAAGTGGTTTAAGGTTTCAGCATGCTGTTTCTATTACCAGGTAATTGACAGGTGTaggttttctttcctttttagcTACACTAGCCTTATAGCTAATATACAAAtctaaagaagaaaataagtGGACACTAATTATGTCTTGACTGTTCCACTCTGTTTGGGGTAAGGGGACAGTGCTGAGCAGTTTTTGTAATGATAAGAagttttgtgtgcatttttaccATCACATGCTTTCATTCTTTGTTGCTACAGGACTGACCCAAAGGGTGAAAAGTTTATTAAAGCAGGACTCAAAAAGTGTACGTTTATCCTTAAACATGTACTCCTGCTCACCTTGTGTGTCTCGCCAGACTTTTGTTCTAATGAAACTGTTTCTGTCCTGTAGATGCTCGTGTGCTCACGTTCGACCCAAACACGGCACACCAAAATCTCTACCTGTCCGATGCCAACAGAAAGGTGACTAACATGAATAAGAACCAGCAGCATCCATATCATCCAGACagatttgaaatgttttcacatgtgCTGTGTAAAGACAGTCAGTCAGatcgctgttactgggaggttgatTTTAAAGATGCAGATTGTATAATAGGAGTCACTTACGAAGAAATCCAAAGGAAAGAATTTGAAATTTCTTTGTGTGATCCCAAAGCTCAGTTTGATTCAAATCCAGTGTCGTGGTGTCTTAGGTGCATTTCTACTGGCTATGAGGTCTGTCATGATTCAGtgtacataaaaatacatgctCCTGATTCAAAGTCAAGTAGAataggagtgtatctggactggccaGCTGGCAAACTGTCATTTTACAGCATCTCCTCTGACACACAGATACTGAATCATATACACACCTTCCAGGCTGCTTTTCAGAAGCCTCTGTATCCTGCGTTCACTGTGCATACAGGCTCTGTCTCTTTGTGCCAGATGAACTAATTTGCCTGAAATACTTGAGCCACTGGTCATAAGACATTGTGTTCTCCAGTGTAGTCTAAACTATAGACTATATTCTGCACTGTATTCTACACTGTAGTTCTGTCGTTTGTGTAGgtctgttgtttatgttgtcggtttttgcctctgttagCGTGAGTGTTTAAACGTCAAATAAACGTGTGTTGGTCTGTCACGCtactcatccccgcatcctccttaaagccTCCGCGTTACAATTCTTCATTGTCtttattctacatttacatttatggcacttggcagacactcttatccagaacgacttacaaaagtgctttgtcatttactcacagaatgtaTCTAGCCAGTACAGtcggttagagttcaagataccattgaaccaGAATACATGCTGAATGCTGacacctagaagtgcaaaatacataagctctatctccaacaatgataagtgtaacaATACCCTActataagtactagagtttgttactCAACATGGGTGCAGGCTCAATGGTCATTTAactatttcaaaaataaatgggTCTCTAGTCTGCATTTGAAGCCAGCAAGGGTCTCTGCTGGCCAGAGAGCCAGAGATGCTCATCCTCTGTGAGAATTGAAGCAATATGTTTCAAGCCTCGCTGTAAAGGTTAaaaggtttgaagtactcgaggtgcAATTTGGagtttgaccattgacctcatgtatggaagggctggtccattttcGGCTTtataggcaagcatcaaggttttaaatctggtGCAGGAGCTACTgaaagccaatgaagggagcacagcagtggagtgacatgaACTTCacaagattgaagaccagtcatgctgctgcgttctggacaagttgtaaaGGTCTGAtgactcttagaggaagaccagcaaataGTGAGTTGTAGTAGTCTAtttttgagattacaagagagtGtgcaagcacctgggcagcttcctgtgataaagggtcgaatccttcatatgttacaaaggagaaatctgcaagactgggtcagatttgaaacatgagttgagactcAACACTTTAATTCAAACTCTTCGAGAAAATCAGatattgcttttaaaaagtgtacCATACTGAACACTTGTTTGTTCACAAAAATGTTCATTCTTCTTTGGACTTAATAGAAGAACTTTGGTATTCCTAGCACCATACTCAACCTCCTGTACAGGAGAGAAACCATTCCCATTTATACACCACATGCAATGCTTCAAAACTAAAATTCCATGccatatatatcaaatatattttgtactaaAATTATATTTCCTTAACTTGCATAatactttatattttaatatttatatagaatAAAATTGTGTCAAATACAAAGTGTGAAGTACATGAAAGCTGGAATAAATAAGTCTTACTGTATATAAAAGGGACCATAATCATGTAGAAATAATATAGGTCATAAACTAATTTTGAACCATGATGGTTCAAAATGAGTTTATTGATGGTTATTAATTGGAGCAGAAGCATCTTTTACTCTTCTTAATAATTGCATTAACCAAAAGGGTAACATCCATGTGAATCTCAGATCATCCATTTTAATCTTAGACCTAGCTGCATTGTCTTGCCCATCAGTCAGCATGACATTCATTTAGTTTTATAAGCTGTGTTATATAAGTGGCTAAAATCTAACCAACAGGATGTCTTTTtgtggtggaaatttgaataaacagcaagtcagacgtgattaaaagagtaatttaataaagaaaataggacacacaaaacacagctgtgtgagagctaatgctcgaAAGtgaaagctctaaaggggtagactgactcgACTCCTTATATCTAGACTTCAAGCCCCTCCCCGGGGAGGGGGTGCTCTGTGATCTTATTTACGCATTCCCTACtccatttggtgatgaacattcctgcatatGCCAGGACGCTTCAAAGGACAGACACcatttgcaagaaaacaaaagcctaatccctctttacgaCCTGTGCAGGTCACaacacatgcaggtcataaagcaacattccaacagtcatttgttcacacaatatacagagacagagtatgcagactaaaccattcatataggattacatgatggaaaggattaacatgattatatatgaatcattacatatgaatcacatgataatacatgatcgaataatattttcGATCACACTTATTCACTCTGAAATGATCATCCAGCCTACATAAAGATATGAAACAACTACACTTACATTCTACAGGTCACTAGGTCAAGACTGGTCTTTTTACTTTTAACTgcttgttcatgtttgtttgtttttttaggtttttatgACCTAATTAATAACAATTACTAATCAAATCATTTATAGAGTGGTAAGATGATATACTTTTTAATATCCaacatacattatttttacaGTCCTTTTTTTGCATATATGTGATGTTTGGGAGTGGTGTGTTCTGTAGCAGGTTTCTCCTTTCTAAAGGTGACTAGCATCTCTGGAAGAATCTCCATTTTCTTCTGAAAAATAACAGTGAAGTCTTAACAGTAGTGTAAGTGGAGTCTCAGCAGTAGAGTGGGGTCTCAGCCTCTGAGCATCCCTGACATAGACACCTTTCTCAGAAATACTGGATTACGCGTCATTGGTTATAACCATAATGTCAGAACCGAGATGGATGTCTGCTGTCATTATTCCCATAAACACATTGCTGACTGGTATACCTGAGTGTGCGACAGAATAAGAATAGGTCTATTATAATGGGACTATTATAATCGGTCTATATTAATGGCTCTATTTCTGCCTCTTACCGTGTGCAGAGAACCAACAGTTTCTAATCTTGCTATGCATGCCCATGGTCAAAATAGAAAAAAGCTAGCCTAGACTGTATTTTACTCAGCAGCATTAATAAAAACCTCAAGAAAGGTCTATGTTAGATTTAGTTAGttctttttgtcattattttaatttttaaaggaaaacaatgACATTCAGGAAAAATACAGTCACCATTACAGAGTTgttaacagatattttattatattatatatttattatattttccaTGGGCTACTATAAAATGTACCAGTGCTGAGTGTAAGGTGCTGTATTTTTGCTTATAGAAGAAGTGTTTCTGTGCCCAGTAGGGCTGTAGTTACGTGGTGTCATGATTACACATTGAGCGTACAGTATTAAGTCAGACCTATTTACATGTACAGAGCACAATAAGAATGCATATGTGTTTCAGCAGTCTTAATACACAGTTGTCCTTGTTTGAAATACTCAGTTTGTAGCCTGCCACTTCCAGCAAAATATACGCGTATGTGGGAAAATGTGCACATAGAAAAGTGTTTACCCTTGTTAACTTGTAGACGAACTCCAGTGTAAATGGAGGATTCGAAGCTCTCTTCACACCTGTGAATCCCGGAAGCCTTGTCACTTAGATCAGAGATGCTGAGTGGGAACGCTCCAACAGCCTCCCGGTAACGTGGATTACAAAAATGATCAACGCAAAGACTTTGATCTAGGTCTTTAActttttgttttaactttaaatgtctgtctgtatacTTCACCAACCTCATGCGGCTTAATACTCATGTTACATCTAGCTTGTAACAATAGCCAAATGAAAATACATTCCAGTGATTTAGAGTTAAAGAGCCCAGAAACTCCATCTTCATACAGGCTACCTGCGGCGCTGATAtcaacatgtaaaaataaactgtaaatcGTCTCAAGCGACCGTGAAAATCCGTTAGCACATCTACGTTAGAAGACGGGTATCAGTAACATGTTGAAGTAAGGGTCTTGAGTACGACACGAATATTTCATATGACATTGTCAAAGTGGAACCGCCCACAGTGCAAGAAAGAGCTCTGTGTCTGGATGTCAGAAAACCATTCGCTTAGATGATTTGATTGACATATAATGTAGCCAATGCGGTTATGGCATTTGTGTAACGTTACGACGCCATAGATTGATGCATTAAGGCCGAAAGTAGAACGTtttcatatgaaatatttaaataaaatacgGAAATAGCGAGAACTACATCACGCGGTTAGGAAACTAGCCAGCTGAGCACAATATTATGTACAATGTTCGGTTTTATACCATAGGATGGTTTGATTCgtacatgtacattttgtatGGAGGTGTGCAGACACGAAGTTAGCTAGCTGTTAAAGTAATTCTAGATGCTCCATTATTAGTATATCTCTATGTGAGCATGaacaattgtttttatttgtttttgtttttttaattaatatctTGAGATATTTGACTCGGTCCGGTTTTTACCGCAGATGGTTAATTAGCCAGCAAGCAACAGCAGTACGTGAGGGTATTTGGTACGATAGTCAGTTGACAAAACTGTTCGTCGGTATCACCCTTTCAGTATAGTGCATCGAGCATTTTTTCCCAGGCTGTCAAGTTGAAAACGTGACAATTCTCGGAGAATGGACTTCCATATATGTCGCGATTTTGAGGCAGTGAACGTAAAGACAGTCGGAACCGATTTATCCAATGATGACACTATAAATCGCGGACATGTGCAAAGTAACTTGACAAACGAGGAGCATTTCGACACGAAATTTAACTTCAAGGAGGAAGGAGAATTCCAAAAAGAGGTTTGAAACTACTTTTTTAGTTTTATACCGTGCGTGCAGTATAAATAGGTTTGCGCTTTggcaaaacaaactaaaaaactTTTACCTTGGCACACCAGCATACTGAATTGGAAGTGGAACAAAAACTGCCAAGTTGAAGTTCCCCTCATTTTAGTTTGGCTGGAATCACTAACACGCACTACTTGCTCATGTGAGACACTCCGCAAACTCATTTGAGGTCTTGTTGTCTGGAGTTctgtaaagctactttgtggCAGTGTCTGTAGTAAAAAGGTCAGTGTAGTTACATGTAATAGCTAGAGTACATGGGCAGCCCAGagttgaaaaaaatgtaatggctAGAATTGGTTTTACACTGCATTGTACTGCTTCTGTTGTCTCCCCACATGAGCACCAAAAGCCTGAAAATCAAAATTGatcataaacacattcaaaatgttgaaaatgttgtCAGGTCACTGGTATATGTTTTATAAGCAGCAATAATACGTTAATAGGCTTAGCAGGAAGAAAAAACCCTATTCAGCTATGGtctgaaattaattaattaatcaattaaataaattttaattagCTACTGTAGATCATTTCAATAAATGATTGTCCTGTTTGCTATGAGCTACCACAACTGCAAGTGTTTGGTGACTAGAACAGTCAGCATTCAGGAGTCTGCCTATGTTCAGTTATAAAAGGTATCTGTAAGACATAGCTTGCTGTATACACTCATTCCCTCAAGattgttaattaaattaagCACAGTTTATAACTGTTTTGCATCGTCATTTGGTACAGTGACTCTACATAGTTACATAGTCATTTAGCAGTCCCATACACTGTCATTAAAATACTGAAGGCAATAGTTAtgtcatttgtaaataaaataataataataataataataaattcacTTGCTTCATTTAGATTTAAGGAAATTAGGCaattagctgatgcttttatccaaagcgaatTACCACAGAGTTAACACTACCTATGATGCAGATGCAAACGCCGTGACACTACGTCTCACCTCTTAACAGACTACAAGTTTGTCTTGCTTTGGATTGTTTGGTATAAGATAGCTGTTGTGTGAGGAAAGACCAAAGTTCAGGCACAGGATTTACCCATAGCTAAGTCAATGATACATTATTGCAACATCAAGAACATGAGAACCATTCACCTACAGCAGAATTATAATGGACTCGTCTCAAATACAATAGATCAGTTTTCAGTACATGAAACACAAGCTTGTCACATAGTGCCAGGTACAGATGTGAATAAGGGAACCCTCTAGTAAGTTAACAGATTTTTAAGCATAAATAACCCTTAAGGAAGTTCAGTGTGTAAAACAGCCCTTCAGACAGTCCAAAGCATATGATCTAATCTGTGATGCACATCAGAGTGGAAACTCTGAATTAGGGATGCTATCACACCTGGCTTGGCCAGTTACCTTTTTACTGTCCTGGTTCATTATGTTGCATGACCCAACCTTTTTTGAGTTATAGGGAACAGATGGCTTCTGCTGTAGATTGTTATGGTAGCATTGGGAGTTCATGGGTGCCTCAAGCTTGGTAGTATTGGGCATTCGTGGACACCTCAGGCCTTTTACTACTGGGCGTCCGTGGGTGCATCAGTAATTCTTAGATGTCCGTGCCCATGCGCAGCTCAAGGTCTTTATACCCCCTTACTAATGCTTTAGCACTGGGATCTGGTGGCGGTGGTGGTGGAGatagaggtggtggtggtggaggtatacactggtatcaggtggtgtgggtggtggtttGTGGTATACACAGGGATTGcgtggaggtggtgatggtaTACACTGTGTATAAACTGTTCTCACTAAACGTAATTCTCTGTACATGCATTCTGACATTTTGTCTCATCTGCCTACAGAACATTGCTTCTGTAGAATAAACACCCTGTAATGTGAAACACCCAGGTGGTCTCTtcccaaaatgtattttttcctttcatgGGAGAAGTTTCCTCTCATGAATACCAATCTTGTTTaggtttttggtgttttaaCAGCTGTTACCAAACACAAGaactctttgtttctgtcctaAGGATCTGTTATGACCTGTTGGAGGAATCCACGCAGTAGGATCTTTGTTGGACTCCTGAGGAGAGGAGTGACAAAAActtatgtttttttgtaaagCATCTGCCTGACTGTTGTCTGATGGAAGTCCACCCTTAGAAATCCTTTTTTGATCCTTTTTTATTAGATGCTTTTTATGGAATCTCCTTTTAAATTTTTTCATGCGCACACATTGCACAGAATTGTACAGATctcttaataaaaataaaaacattttgtatggaATACATGCACATTTAGGAGCCATTCATATGGACATGCatatagaacatttaaaaagggTTCAATATTTGTAACATGGGAAGAGATCGAAGAGGACTTTAGAAGAAATGTTTTATGATGTGTATAATGGCTTTTAAATACTTAGCCTCTATCAGCCAATAGGAAGAAATTAACCTCTGAGCTGTTCTACATTGGAGTGGGTTTCCTGCAGAGGTCAATGCAGATGGATGCTGTAGAATCCTCTGATAAGTGTCAAAGTTTATAATGTGATGACTGGTGTTGGGTCTACCATAGGAAAGACACTGAACAGCTCAGTAGGAGATTAGTACAGAGGCGACCACTGCAATAAAATAACCAGCAAAAAAATCACTGTGGACAGATGAGTGAAAAGATGTTTCCTCAAAAGTTCAGCACATAAAATTCTGCATACAAACAAATTTTACAGCAGAAAACTGTGGTGTCTGTCTTTCATTTAAAACTCGAGAGACTGAGTTTTGCAGCATAACCcagaacataaaataaatgccaaGAAGAGGTCCAAGAAGAACTTCCCCACAGATAAAATCAGGTTCCAGTTTGAGTGGTGTTTTGCAAATTCCATGCACTTATGATCATGCTTTGAATGAAAGATTCTTCCTGTCCTTCAGAATAGTGTTTTTGCATCAAATTAACTTCCATCACCTCCTTCTCCTTCAACCCCTAAACCTTGTATCTTCTTTGACTACAGTAGTTCTCttagtgttctttttttaatgtttaactttttttcactATATTTCTTCTATATTTCACTATATTTCAGCCTTAAATGATTTTCCTCAACCTCAATTCTAGTCTAGAAAAATATTGTCTGTGCCTCTTTGATgagcatttttttccccttgttttaTAACAGGAATTGGAGGATATAATGCCCTTGTCTCTTCTTCCTAAAGTGGAATCGATCCACACAACTGGACAGGATCAGGGACACTGTGGTGGAGAACATCATGTGCTCCAGGAGGGTGTGAACAGTTTGTTGGTAATCATCAAAACAGAACCAGATCCAGAAGAAATCAGCCCTTCTGTACACAGCAGTGGAAAACGGCACACCCTGCAAGATTCAGCAGACATGTCCAATCCGATAGCTTCTTGCAGAGCTCCATCTGTCCCTAAAGAGATGTGGGATTATGAATCTAAAGGGGAGAGCCAGCGTACACTTGAGGATTGGAGCAGTTCATTGGTTGTAGTTAAGATGGAACCAGATGAAGGGGAGGCGATTTCCAGTGGGGAGCACTCTACTGAACTTGAGCTGGGGGAGAAGTCTTCTCTACCGCCTCTCTGGAAGGCTGAACCAGATGATCCGAACATGCCTTACCCTGCATTTGACAGAGGCGATCCACAGCCTCGGTTATGCATGAGTTCTGTGCAGCGTGCAGATCGCAGCGACTCACCGGAGGAAAATGAGGATTTGATTAGTTCCAGTAAGTGAACTGCATTAAAGACCAACAATGAATGATTATCTTGGAGCTCTGCTAATTTTATATTCCcggatgttttctttttacattataCTAAATGGATAAtggaacaaataaataataaatgatggcATTAATAAGCAATGTAACCAGCCTTTGTAGTTAGTAATGGTGATTTCTAACCTTTGCCATTCCAGGTCAGTCTAGACGGCTGTCCTCAGCCATTAGCCCTGGAAAAGAACTCAACGGACTGAAGTCTTATTCTTGCACTGAGTGTGGAAATACGTTCTCCAAATCCTCATCCTTCTACAGACACATGAGAATCCACACTGGTGAGAGGCCATACCAGTGCACTCAGTGCAACAAGACTTTCATTCAGTCAACTTCATTTAAAGTCCATCAGCGAATACATACTGGAGAGAAGCCGTACCAGTGCTCTGACTGTGGTAAGACTTTTAGGCGTTTGGATAACCTTCAGATTCACCAGAGAACACATACTGGTGAGAAGCCTTACAAATGCTCCCACTGTCCTAAGACCTTTACTCGGTTAGATGTCCTCCAGATCCACCAAAGAATCCACACAGGGG
The sequence above is a segment of the Electrophorus electricus isolate fEleEle1 chromosome 16, fEleEle1.pri, whole genome shotgun sequence genome. Coding sequences within it:
- the LOC113591733 gene encoding zinc finger protein 184-like, whose amino-acid sequence is MDFHICRDFEAVNVKTVGTDLSNDDTINRGHVQSNLTNEEHFDTKFNFKEEGEFQKEELEDIMPLSLLPKVESIHTTGQDQGHCGGEHHVLQEGVNSLLVIIKTEPDPEEISPSVHSSGKRHTLQDSADMSNPIASCRAPSVPKEMWDYESKGESQRTLEDWSSSLVVVKMEPDEGEAISSGEHSTELELGEKSSLPPLWKAEPDDPNMPYPAFDRGDPQPRLCMSSVQRADRSDSPEENEDLISSSQSRRLSSAISPGKELNGLKSYSCTECGNTFSKSSSFYRHMRIHTGERPYQCTQCNKTFIQSTSFKVHQRIHTGEKPYQCSDCGKTFRRLDNLQIHQRTHTGEKPYKCSHCPKTFTRLDVLQIHQRIHTGEKPYQCTHCCKTFTRLSVFQVHQRIHTGERPYQCSTCGKHFVDASNLKNHERTHTLERPYQCSQCERTFIQLAHLTSHQRKHTGEKPYHCSICGKSYTASSTLLYHKRKHTPT